From Brassica oleracea var. oleracea cultivar TO1000 chromosome C3, BOL, whole genome shotgun sequence, a single genomic window includes:
- the LOC106333007 gene encoding uncharacterized protein LOC106333007 isoform X2 — translation MCLIAIGQRKSFSLPRRRTTISSGASTVSQLSSQKPPTELCRDLLGPRFRLSLTAFACSAASSVVKQDSLHDQKTMVEMFPLRSAYAAYGKIKAKLFTLGDPFTRIISPRE, via the exons ATGTGTTTAATTGCTATTGGGCAGAGGAAAAGTTTCTCTCTCCCTCGACGAAGAACGACGATTTCTTCTGGTGCTTCCACCGTTTCTCAACTTTCTTCTCAGAAGCCGCCGACGGAGTTGTGTCGCGACCTGCTCGGACCTCGTTTCAGGCTGTCTCTGACTGCCTTCGCCTGCTCCGCCGCTTCTTCCGTCGTTAAGCAAGACTCTCTTCACGATCAG AAAACGATGGTGGAGATGTTTCCTTTAAGATCAGCATATGCTGCTTATGGAAAGATCAAAGCTAAGCTCTTTACTCTTGGTGATCCTTTTACTCGGATCATTAGTCCAAGG GAGTAG
- the LOC106333007 gene encoding uncharacterized protein LOC106333007 isoform X1: protein MCLIAIGQRKSFSLPRRRTTISSGASTVSQLSSQKPPTELCRDLLGPRFRLSLTAFACSAASSVVKQDSLHDQKTMVEMFPLRSAYAAYGKIKAKLFTLGDPFTRIISPRVSARVGKFQNW from the exons ATGTGTTTAATTGCTATTGGGCAGAGGAAAAGTTTCTCTCTCCCTCGACGAAGAACGACGATTTCTTCTGGTGCTTCCACCGTTTCTCAACTTTCTTCTCAGAAGCCGCCGACGGAGTTGTGTCGCGACCTGCTCGGACCTCGTTTCAGGCTGTCTCTGACTGCCTTCGCCTGCTCCGCCGCTTCTTCCGTCGTTAAGCAAGACTCTCTTCACGATCAG AAAACGATGGTGGAGATGTTTCCTTTAAGATCAGCATATGCTGCTTATGGAAAGATCAAAGCTAAGCTCTTTACTCTTGGTGATCCTTTTACTCGGATCATTAGTCCAAGGGTATCTGCAA GAGTAGGAAAGTTTCAGAATTGGTAG
- the LOC106333007 gene encoding alanine--tRNA ligase-like isoform X3, producing MLLMERSKLSSLLLVILLLGSLVQGSRKVSELVVIEIYKATGARPYSGKVGVEDVDRVDMAYRVVADHIRTLSWLLSWYVSKST from the exons ATGCTGCTTATGGAAAGATCAAAGCTAAGCTCTTTACTCTTGGTGATCCTTTTACTCGGATCATTAGTCCAAGG GAGTAGGAAAGTTTCAGAATTGGTAGTGATTGAAATCTACAAG GCCACAGGAGCTAGGCCATATTCTGGCAAAGTTGGTGTGGAAGATGTCGATAGAGTTGACATGGCTTATAGAGTGGTTGCGGATCATATTAGGACGCTCTCATGGCTCTTGTCCTGGTATGTCTCGAAATCCACTTAA